One genomic segment of Rhizorhabdus phycosphaerae includes these proteins:
- the rpsO gene encoding 30S ribosomal protein S15, with protein MTVTAERKTAIIADNARADGDTGSPEVQIAILTERITNLTEHFKTHAKDNHSRRGLLMLVNKRRSLLDYLKRKDVDRYTALIGKLNLRK; from the coding sequence ATGACCGTTACCGCCGAGCGCAAGACCGCCATCATCGCCGACAATGCCCGTGCAGATGGCGACACCGGCAGCCCCGAGGTCCAGATCGCGATCCTGACCGAGCGGATCACCAACCTGACCGAGCATTTCAAGACCCACGCGAAGGACAACCACTCGCGCCGCGGTCTGCTGATGCTGGTCAACAAGCGCCGCAGCCTTCTCGACTATCTCAAGCGGAAGGACGTCGACCGGTACACTGCCCTCATCGGCAAGCTGAACCTGCGCAAGTAA
- the pnp gene encoding polyribonucleotide nucleotidyltransferase has product MFDTKKVEIQWGGQTLTLETGRVARQADGAVLATLGETVVLCAVTAARSVKEGQDFFPLTVHYQEKYFSSGRIPGGFFKRERGATEKETLVSRLIDRPIRPLFPEGFYNEINVIAQVLSYDGENEPDILAMIAASAALTISGVPFMGPIGAARVGYKDGEYLLNPTDTQVAEGELDLVVAGTYDAVMMVESEAKELSEEVMLGAVMFAHKASQDVIKAIIKLAEKSAKDPWEMAPQADLSAAKTKLKKLIGKDIEAAYKLTNKSERSNALNLARAKAKEAFAEATPQDQMAAMKLVKKLEAEIVRTAILKEGRRIDGRDTKTVRPIVAEAHFLPRAHGSALFTRGETQTIATCTLGTKDAEQMIDGLNGLRYEHFMLHYNFPPYSVGEVGRFGAPGRREVGHGKLAWRALHGVLPTKEEFPYTIRLTSDITESNGSSSMATVCGGSLAMMDAGVPIKRPVSGIAMGLILEGKDFAVLSDILGDEDHLGDMDFKVAGTSEGITTMQMDIKIAGITEEIFTAALHQAKEGRAHILGEMAKALDHSRTELSAHAPRIETMSVPKEKIRDIIGTGGKIIREIVATTGAKVDIDDDGTVKISSSDIAQIEAAKNWIIGIVAEAEVGKIYNGKVVNLVDFGAFVNFMGGKDGLVHVSEIKNERVEKVADVLSEGQEVKVKVLEIDNRGKVRLSMRVVDQETGEELPDTRPPREERPRGERSDRGDRGDRGPRRDGDRRREGGGDRGPRRDRPRRERSEGGSEGGDPEFAPAFLTRDDD; this is encoded by the coding sequence ATGTTCGATACGAAGAAAGTTGAAATCCAGTGGGGCGGCCAGACCCTCACGCTGGAAACGGGCCGCGTTGCCCGCCAGGCTGACGGCGCGGTGCTCGCGACCCTCGGCGAAACCGTCGTCCTCTGCGCCGTGACTGCGGCGCGCAGCGTCAAGGAAGGGCAGGACTTCTTCCCACTGACCGTTCATTATCAGGAGAAGTACTTCTCGTCGGGTCGCATTCCCGGCGGCTTCTTCAAGCGCGAGCGTGGCGCGACCGAGAAGGAGACGTTGGTCTCCCGTCTGATCGACCGCCCGATCCGTCCGCTGTTCCCGGAAGGCTTCTACAACGAGATCAACGTCATCGCTCAGGTGCTGAGCTATGACGGCGAGAACGAGCCCGACATCCTCGCGATGATCGCTGCCTCGGCCGCCCTCACCATCTCGGGTGTTCCGTTCATGGGCCCGATCGGCGCTGCCCGCGTCGGCTACAAGGATGGCGAATATCTGCTGAACCCGACCGACACGCAGGTCGCCGAGGGCGAACTCGACCTGGTCGTTGCCGGCACCTACGACGCCGTCATGATGGTCGAATCCGAAGCCAAGGAGCTTTCGGAAGAAGTCATGCTGGGCGCGGTCATGTTCGCACACAAGGCGTCCCAGGACGTCATCAAGGCGATCATCAAGCTGGCCGAGAAGTCGGCCAAGGATCCCTGGGAAATGGCTCCGCAGGCCGATCTCTCGGCTGCCAAGACCAAGCTCAAGAAGCTGATCGGCAAGGATATCGAGGCGGCCTACAAGCTGACCAACAAGTCCGAGCGCTCGAACGCGCTGAACCTGGCGCGCGCCAAGGCTAAGGAAGCTTTCGCAGAGGCGACCCCGCAGGACCAGATGGCGGCGATGAAGCTCGTCAAGAAGCTGGAAGCCGAGATCGTCCGTACCGCGATCCTCAAGGAAGGTCGCCGCATCGACGGCCGCGACACCAAGACGGTCCGTCCGATCGTTGCGGAAGCGCATTTCCTGCCGCGCGCCCACGGTTCGGCGCTGTTCACCCGCGGCGAGACCCAGACCATCGCGACCTGCACCCTCGGCACCAAGGATGCCGAGCAGATGATCGATGGCCTGAACGGGCTGCGCTACGAGCATTTCATGCTGCACTACAACTTCCCGCCCTATTCGGTCGGTGAAGTCGGTCGCTTCGGTGCGCCGGGTCGTCGCGAAGTCGGCCATGGCAAGCTGGCATGGCGTGCACTGCACGGCGTGCTGCCGACCAAGGAGGAGTTCCCCTACACCATCCGTCTGACCTCGGACATCACCGAGTCCAACGGATCCTCGTCGATGGCGACGGTGTGCGGCGGCAGCCTCGCGATGATGGATGCCGGCGTGCCGATCAAGCGCCCGGTCTCTGGCATCGCCATGGGCCTGATCCTGGAAGGCAAGGATTTCGCGGTTCTCAGCGACATCCTGGGCGACGAAGATCATCTCGGCGACATGGACTTCAAGGTTGCGGGCACGTCCGAAGGCATCACCACGATGCAGATGGACATCAAGATCGCCGGCATCACCGAGGAGATCTTCACGGCCGCGCTGCATCAGGCGAAGGAAGGTCGCGCCCATATCCTGGGCGAGATGGCCAAGGCGCTCGATCATAGCCGGACCGAACTGTCGGCGCATGCGCCGCGGATCGAGACGATGTCGGTTCCCAAGGAGAAGATCCGCGACATCATCGGTACCGGCGGCAAGATCATCCGTGAGATCGTCGCCACCACCGGTGCGAAGGTCGACATCGACGATGACGGCACGGTCAAGATCTCGTCGTCCGACATCGCCCAGATCGAAGCCGCCAAGAACTGGATCATCGGCATCGTCGCCGAGGCCGAAGTCGGCAAGATCTACAACGGCAAGGTCGTCAATCTCGTCGATTTCGGCGCGTTCGTGAACTTCATGGGCGGCAAGGACGGTCTCGTCCACGTCTCCGAGATCAAGAACGAGCGCGTCGAAAAGGTCGCCGACGTCCTGTCCGAAGGCCAGGAGGTCAAGGTAAAGGTTCTTGAGATCGACAATCGCGGCAAGGTTCGCCTGTCGATGCGCGTCGTCGACCAGGAGACCGGCGAGGAACTGCCCGACACGCGTCCGCCGCGTGAAGAGCGTCCGCGTGGCGAACGCAGCGACCGCGGTGATCGCGGCGATCGTGGGCCGCGCCGTGACGGCGACCGTCGTCGCGAAGGCGGCGGCGATCGTGGCCCGCGTCGCGACCGTCCCCGCCGTGAGCGGTCGGAAGGTGGCAGCGAGGGCGGTGATCCCGAGTTCGCGCCGGCGTTCCTTACCCGCGACGACGACTGA